The following coding sequences are from one bacterium window:
- a CDS encoding methyltransferase domain-containing protein encodes MKIKVSNVKPFRKEKVTLGCKRTFGPLHNLEEYVQPDWWRRIFNSIYLKTDADVVEDENLTVKEVDIFSKILRLSPEDRILDLCCGQGRHTFELASRGITDIDALDRSYYLIQKAKTQAKKEGLNIRFKEGDARKIPFSPDTFDVVVILGNSFGYFETIQDDLQVLKEIFRVLKPWGRILIDVADGKYLKKQFQPRSWEWIDKKHFVCRERSLSKDKQRLISREVVTHVEKGVITDQFYAERLYTRESMEELLKSAGFTNIAFHGEIITDSHRNQDLGMMERRILVSSIVRKEWTPIKKKPKESLRNIAVILGDPSKPDPLKPMCIFDDDDFYTIDQLKDALRELYGYRFIPLNNHDTLYQELVKLKPQIDFVFNLCDEGYDNDPRKELHIPSLMEILDIPYTGAGPQCLAYCYDKSLVRGIAKEMEIPVPEAFFIKPEDTTFELPFEFPVITKPNFGDSSFGITQRSVANNIEELVNAISEIREKFGYDKPILVEEFLTGKDLSVGIIGNPPEFYTILPIIEEDYSALPQGLPKICGYEAKWLPDSPYWVIKSIPAQLPEETKKSIVECCLKLYERLECRDYCRFDWRVDSEGNPKLLEVNPNPGWCWDGHLAKMAKIEGISYSEMIGTIIKATEQRLGLQMTNGKKEETLIRAAA; translated from the coding sequence ATGAAAATAAAAGTATCTAATGTCAAACCATTTCGTAAAGAAAAGGTAACATTAGGATGTAAAAGGACATTTGGTCCTTTACACAATTTGGAGGAGTATGTTCAGCCGGATTGGTGGCGACGGATATTCAACTCAATTTATTTAAAAACAGATGCGGATGTAGTTGAGGATGAAAACCTGACCGTGAAGGAGGTTGATATATTTTCAAAAATCCTGAGACTGTCGCCAGAAGATAGAATTTTAGATTTATGTTGCGGACAGGGACGACACACCTTTGAATTAGCCAGCCGTGGTATAACCGATATTGATGCTTTAGACCGCTCCTATTACCTCATTCAAAAGGCAAAAACACAAGCAAAAAAAGAAGGCTTGAATATCAGATTTAAAGAAGGCGATGCCAGAAAAATCCCATTTTCACCAGATACATTCGATGTGGTGGTAATTCTGGGTAACAGCTTCGGCTATTTTGAAACAATTCAGGATGATTTGCAGGTGCTTAAAGAAATCTTTAGAGTCCTAAAACCCTGGGGACGAATCCTTATCGATGTGGCAGATGGAAAATATTTAAAAAAACAATTTCAACCAAGGTCATGGGAATGGATAGACAAAAAGCATTTTGTCTGTCGAGAGCGTTCTCTTTCAAAAGATAAACAGCGTCTAATCTCACGAGAAGTAGTAACTCATGTCGAAAAGGGTGTGATTACAGACCAATTTTATGCAGAAAGACTTTACACCCGAGAAAGTATGGAAGAACTTCTCAAATCCGCAGGATTTACGAATATTGCCTTTCATGGAGAAATAATAACGGATTCCCATCGAAATCAAGACCTGGGTATGATGGAACGACGCATCCTCGTCAGCTCTATAGTTAGAAAAGAATGGACACCCATTAAGAAAAAACCAAAAGAATCACTAAGAAATATAGCCGTAATTTTAGGTGACCCATCAAAACCCGACCCATTAAAACCAATGTGCATCTTTGATGATGATGATTTCTATACAATTGACCAATTAAAAGATGCCTTAAGAGAACTCTATGGTTATCGGTTTATACCACTTAATAACCACGATACCTTGTATCAGGAGTTGGTAAAACTAAAACCTCAAATAGATTTTGTCTTTAATTTGTGTGATGAAGGATATGATAACGACCCGAGAAAAGAACTTCATATCCCTTCTTTGATGGAAATACTTGATATTCCATATACAGGCGCCGGCCCACAATGTCTTGCTTACTGCTATGATAAATCACTTGTGCGTGGAATTGCAAAAGAGATGGAAATTCCAGTTCCAGAGGCTTTCTTTATCAAACCAGAAGATACCACTTTTGAGCTTCCTTTTGAATTCCCGGTAATTACAAAACCCAACTTTGGGGACTCCAGTTTTGGTATAACACAGCGGAGTGTGGCAAATAATATTGAGGAACTGGTAAACGCTATTTCAGAAATCCGTGAGAAATTTGGGTATGATAAACCTATTCTTGTTGAAGAATTCCTGACAGGGAAAGACTTAAGTGTAGGAATAATAGGAAATCCACCAGAATTTTATACAATCTTACCCATTATCGAGGAGGATTACTCAGCACTTCCACAAGGACTGCCTAAAATATGCGGCTATGAAGCAAAATGGCTTCCAGACTCACCATATTGGGTTATCAAATCCATTCCTGCCCAGTTGCCAGAGGAGACAAAAAAATCCATTGTGGAATGTTGTTTAAAACTATATGAGCGCCTGGAGTGCAGGGATTATTGCCGATTTGATTGGAGGGTTGATTCAGAAGGTAATCCTAAATTGCTTGAGGTAAATCCTAACCCGGGTTGGTGCTGGGATGGACACCTGGCAAAAATGGCAAAGATTGAAGGAATATCTTACAGTGAGATGATTGGAACTATCATCAAAGCCACAGAACAACGATTGGGACTTCAAATGACTAATGGGAAAAAAGAAGAAACACTCATTCGTGCCGCCGCTTAA